A genomic window from Streptomyces sp. MST-110588 includes:
- the ilvC gene encoding ketol-acid reductoisomerase has protein sequence MAELFYDDDADLSIIQGRKVAVIGYGSQGHAHALSLRDSGVDVRVGLHEGSKSKVKAQEQGLRVVTPAEAAAEADVIMILVPDPIQAKVYEESVKDNLKDGDALFFGHGLNIRYGFIKPPAGVDVCMVAPKGPGHLVRRQYEEGRGVPCIAAVEQDATGNAFALALSYAKGIGGTRAGVIKTTFTEETETDLFGEQAVLCGGASALVKAGFETLVEAGYQPEIAYFECLHELKLIVDLMYEGGLEKMRWSVSETAEWGDYVTGPRIVNENTKAEMKKVLAEIQDGTFANNWMAEYNAGLPKYNEYKKADENHLLETTGKKLRKLMSWVEDEA, from the coding sequence GTGGCCGAGCTGTTCTACGACGACGACGCCGACCTGTCCATCATCCAGGGCCGCAAGGTCGCGGTCATCGGTTACGGGAGCCAGGGCCACGCCCACGCCCTGTCCCTGCGTGACTCGGGCGTCGACGTGCGCGTCGGTCTGCACGAGGGCTCCAAGTCCAAGGTGAAGGCGCAGGAGCAGGGGCTGCGCGTGGTCACCCCCGCCGAGGCCGCCGCCGAGGCCGACGTGATCATGATCCTGGTGCCGGACCCGATCCAGGCCAAGGTCTACGAGGAGTCCGTCAAGGACAACCTCAAGGACGGCGACGCCCTGTTCTTCGGCCACGGCCTGAACATCCGCTACGGCTTCATCAAGCCCCCGGCCGGCGTGGACGTCTGCATGGTCGCCCCCAAGGGCCCGGGCCACCTGGTGCGCCGCCAGTACGAGGAGGGCCGCGGCGTCCCGTGCATCGCGGCCGTCGAGCAGGACGCGACCGGCAACGCCTTCGCGCTGGCGCTCTCCTACGCCAAGGGCATCGGCGGCACCCGCGCCGGCGTCATCAAGACCACCTTCACCGAGGAGACCGAGACCGACCTGTTCGGTGAGCAGGCCGTCCTGTGCGGTGGCGCCTCGGCGCTGGTCAAGGCGGGCTTCGAGACCCTGGTCGAGGCCGGCTACCAGCCCGAGATCGCGTACTTCGAGTGCCTGCACGAGCTCAAGCTGATCGTGGACCTCATGTACGAGGGCGGCCTGGAGAAGATGCGCTGGTCGGTCTCGGAGACCGCCGAGTGGGGCGACTACGTCACCGGCCCGCGGATCGTGAACGAGAACACCAAGGCCGAGATGAAGAAGGTGCTGGCCGAGATCCAGGACGGCACCTTCGCCAACAACTGGATGGCGGAGTACAACGCCGGCCTGCCCAAGTACAACGAGTACAAGAAGGCCGACGAGAACCACCTGCTGGAGACCACCGGCAAGAAGCTGCGCAAGCTGATGAGCTGGGTCGAGGACGAGGCGTAA
- the ilvN gene encoding acetolactate synthase small subunit has product MSKHTLSVLVENTPGILARIAALFSRRGFNIDSLAVGVTEHPDISRITIVVSVESLPLEQVTKQLNKLVNVLKIVELEPGAAIQRELVLAKVRADNETRSQIVEIVQLFRAKTVDVSPEAVTIEATGSSDKLEAMLKMLEPFGIKELVQSGTIAIGRGARSITDRSLRALDRSA; this is encoded by the coding sequence ATGTCCAAGCACACCCTCTCCGTCCTGGTGGAGAACACCCCCGGCATCCTGGCCAGGATCGCCGCGCTGTTCTCCCGCCGCGGCTTCAACATCGACTCCCTGGCGGTCGGCGTCACCGAGCACCCCGACATCTCCCGCATCACCATCGTCGTCAGCGTCGAGTCGCTGCCGCTCGAACAGGTGACCAAGCAGCTCAACAAGCTCGTCAACGTACTGAAGATCGTCGAGCTGGAGCCGGGCGCGGCGATCCAGCGCGAACTGGTCCTGGCCAAGGTCCGCGCCGACAACGAGACCCGCTCCCAGATCGTGGAGATCGTCCAGCTCTTCCGCGCCAAGACGGTGGACGTCTCCCCCGAGGCCGTCACCATCGAGGCCACCGGCAGCAGCGACAAGCTCGAAGCGATGCTCAAGATGCTGGAGCCCTTCGGCATCAAGGAGCTGGTGCAGTCCGGCACGATCGCCATAGGGCGTGGCGCCAGGTCCATCACGGACCGGTCGCTGCGCGCGCTGGACCGCTCCGCCTGA
- a CDS encoding PQQ-dependent sugar dehydrogenase — protein MQHRSTTAALAVAALLLAAGCSSGGSGPGDSGASASPSAQGHAGGTAPSAPATGRPSPSAPPAKGSVKVVRTLTTGLKSPWGLAPLPGGDLLVSSRDTGKLLRISADGGKQTEVGSVPGVAPGGEGGLLGIAVSPSFGTDHLVYAYFTTESDNRIARMIYDDRKPRGAQLGAPDTVFKGIPKGQIHNGGRIAFGPDKMLYVGTGETGERGLAQDKKSPAGKILRMTPDGEPAHGNPEGDSVVYSYGHRNVQGLAWGPDKRLWASEFGQDTWDELNLIGPGKNYGWPEVEGRAADGGSSFVDPVAQWKTADASPSGIAYAKGSVWMAGLRGERLWRIPVGTPAAGPGGDVKPVAAPQDFLKGAYGRLRTVVATDDGTGLWLVTSNTDGRGTPGKDDDRVLLLKVT, from the coding sequence GTGCAACACCGCTCCACGACCGCCGCGCTGGCCGTCGCCGCCCTGCTCCTGGCCGCGGGGTGCTCCTCCGGCGGCTCCGGACCGGGGGATTCCGGCGCCTCCGCCTCCCCTTCCGCCCAGGGCCACGCCGGCGGCACCGCGCCTTCCGCCCCCGCCACCGGCCGCCCCTCCCCCTCCGCGCCGCCCGCCAAGGGGTCGGTGAAGGTGGTGCGCACACTCACCACCGGCCTGAAATCACCCTGGGGCCTGGCCCCGCTGCCCGGCGGCGACCTCCTGGTCTCCTCGCGGGACACCGGGAAGCTCCTGCGGATCTCGGCGGACGGCGGGAAGCAGACGGAAGTGGGCTCCGTGCCGGGGGTGGCGCCGGGTGGCGAAGGCGGACTGCTGGGCATCGCGGTGTCCCCGTCGTTCGGCACGGACCATCTGGTGTACGCGTACTTCACCACCGAGTCGGACAACCGCATCGCCCGCATGATCTACGACGACCGCAAGCCCCGCGGTGCTCAACTGGGCGCTCCGGACACCGTGTTCAAGGGCATCCCCAAGGGCCAGATCCACAACGGCGGCCGGATCGCCTTCGGCCCGGACAAGATGCTGTACGTGGGGACCGGCGAGACCGGCGAGAGGGGCCTGGCCCAGGACAAGAAGTCGCCGGCCGGCAAGATCCTGCGGATGACGCCGGACGGCGAACCGGCGCACGGAAACCCCGAGGGCGACTCGGTGGTGTACTCCTACGGCCACCGCAACGTCCAGGGGCTGGCCTGGGGGCCGGACAAGCGGCTGTGGGCCTCGGAGTTCGGGCAGGACACCTGGGACGAACTCAACCTGATCGGCCCGGGGAAGAACTACGGCTGGCCCGAGGTGGAGGGCAGGGCGGCGGATGGCGGCTCGTCCTTCGTCGACCCCGTCGCCCAGTGGAAGACCGCGGACGCCTCCCCCAGCGGCATCGCGTACGCCAAGGGTTCGGTCTGGATGGCGGGGCTGCGCGGCGAACGGCTGTGGCGCATCCCCGTCGGCACCCCGGCCGCGGGGCCCGGCGGCGACGTGAAGCCGGTGGCCGCACCGCAGGACTTCCTCAAGGGCGCGTACGGGCGGCTGCGTACGGTCGTGGCGACCGATGACGGGACCGGGCTGTGGCTGGTCACCAGCAACACCGACGGCCGCGGCACGCCGGGCAAGGACGACGACCGCGTCCTGCTGCTGAAGGTGACCTGA
- a CDS encoding DUF6191 domain-containing protein, with protein MTSPKGGRMFNLVEELFSPGRGHTEEERQRMTLVVDDTGDSDPGKGPIDLSSGKVLVRPADPGAHAAPHDPDDPHSPDDPGAPDDPGDPHE; from the coding sequence ATGACCTCGCCGAAAGGGGGCCGGATGTTCAACCTCGTGGAGGAGCTGTTCTCCCCGGGCCGGGGGCACACCGAGGAGGAGCGGCAGCGGATGACGCTGGTCGTCGACGACACCGGTGACTCCGACCCCGGCAAGGGCCCGATAGACCTCTCCTCCGGCAAGGTCCTGGTCAGACCGGCCGACCCCGGCGCCCACGCCGCGCCACACGACCCGGACGACCCGCACAGCCCGGACGATCCGGGCGCCCCGGACGACCCGGGCGACCCGCACGAGTAG
- a CDS encoding aldo/keto reductase gives MERRTIGAAALEVGAIGLGCMPMSWGYTESQRSGESSLRTVHTALDRGCTLLDTADMYGPFTNELLVGRALKKRRSEAFVSTKVGLLVGDQHIVANGRPGYVKRACDASLRRLQTDHIDLYQLHRPDPEVPIEETWGAMAELVAAGKVRALGLCAVGARAGRRRGARLHDLTLRQLERVQQVFPVSSVEAELSVWSPEALDALLPWCTSRGVGFLAAMPLGNGFLTGTLTPGQGFEPADIRARHPRFTAEMMAANQPVVAGLRRVGARYGATPGQVALAWVLAQGPHVVPVPGTKKERWAAQNAKAADLVLDRRDLAEIAALPRARESWD, from the coding sequence GTGGAGCGCAGGACAATCGGTGCGGCAGCCCTCGAAGTGGGTGCTATCGGACTCGGCTGTATGCCGATGAGCTGGGGATACACCGAATCGCAGCGCAGCGGGGAAAGCTCGCTGCGGACCGTGCACACCGCGCTCGACCGGGGCTGCACCCTGCTGGACACCGCCGACATGTACGGCCCGTTCACCAACGAGCTGCTGGTGGGGCGGGCGCTGAAGAAACGCCGCTCCGAGGCGTTCGTCTCGACCAAGGTCGGGCTCCTGGTGGGCGACCAGCACATCGTCGCCAACGGCCGGCCGGGCTATGTGAAGCGGGCCTGCGACGCGTCCCTGCGGCGGCTCCAGACCGACCACATCGACCTCTACCAACTGCACCGCCCCGACCCCGAGGTACCGATCGAGGAGACCTGGGGCGCCATGGCGGAGCTGGTGGCGGCGGGGAAGGTGCGGGCGCTGGGGCTGTGCGCCGTGGGGGCGCGCGCGGGGCGGCGGCGGGGCGCACGGCTGCACGACCTCACCCTGCGCCAACTGGAACGCGTCCAGCAGGTGTTCCCCGTCAGCAGCGTGGAGGCCGAACTGTCGGTGTGGTCCCCGGAGGCACTGGACGCGCTGCTGCCGTGGTGCACCTCACGCGGCGTGGGCTTCCTGGCGGCCATGCCGTTGGGCAACGGCTTCCTCACCGGGACGCTCACACCTGGGCAGGGCTTCGAACCGGCTGACATACGGGCGCGCCACCCGCGTTTCACCGCGGAGATGATGGCCGCCAACCAGCCGGTCGTGGCGGGGCTGCGGCGGGTGGGCGCGCGGTACGGCGCGACGCCCGGCCAGGTCGCGCTGGCGTGGGTACTGGCGCAGGGGCCGCACGTGGTGCCCGTACCGGGGACGAAGAAGGAACGCTGGGCCGCGCAGAACGCCAAGGCGGCCGACCTGGTGCTCGACCGCCGGGACCTGGCGGAGATCGCGGCGCTGCCGCGGGCGCGGGAGTCGTGGGACTGA
- a CDS encoding PRC and DUF2382 domain-containing protein — protein MNAPLGENPQDLTGRHVVDTEGNKVGSVQQIYRDDATNAPEWITVRTGLFGMKETFVPLAGARRVNDEIQVPYAKDKIKDAPRIDADGHLEPSEERELYRHYGMTRPGTAAAGTAPLGRTGTASPDRTRMTGHAPLAGAGAGAGMAMARGQAGATERGVEQNPEMTLSEEHLRVGTEEHESGRARLVKHVVTDEVTRTVPVSHEEARLVREKISEEDRRRGRTAPRIGEGEVEVVLHEEEAVVSKETVPVERVRLETERVTENREVTAEVSKEQAEFDDGTGKRRRTRGHQGERRRGPGPEWQR, from the coding sequence ATGAATGCACCCCTGGGTGAGAACCCGCAGGACCTGACCGGCCGCCATGTGGTCGACACGGAGGGCAACAAGGTGGGCTCGGTCCAGCAGATCTACCGGGACGACGCCACCAACGCGCCCGAGTGGATCACCGTGCGCACCGGACTGTTCGGCATGAAGGAGACGTTCGTCCCGCTCGCCGGCGCACGGCGGGTGAACGACGAGATCCAGGTCCCATACGCCAAGGACAAGATCAAGGACGCGCCCCGGATCGATGCGGACGGCCACCTCGAACCGTCCGAGGAGCGCGAGCTGTACCGCCACTACGGAATGACCCGCCCGGGTACCGCGGCGGCGGGTACCGCCCCCCTGGGCCGTACGGGAACGGCCTCCCCGGACCGCACCCGCATGACCGGACACGCCCCGCTGGCCGGGGCGGGCGCCGGAGCCGGCATGGCGATGGCGCGCGGACAGGCCGGCGCCACCGAGCGCGGGGTCGAACAGAACCCGGAGATGACCCTGTCCGAGGAACATCTGCGGGTGGGCACCGAGGAGCACGAGAGCGGCCGTGCGCGTCTGGTCAAGCACGTGGTCACCGATGAGGTGACCCGTACGGTCCCGGTCTCCCACGAGGAGGCGCGGCTGGTCCGCGAGAAGATCTCCGAGGAGGACCGGCGGCGCGGCAGGACCGCACCGCGGATCGGTGAGGGCGAGGTCGAGGTCGTCCTCCACGAGGAAGAGGCCGTGGTCAGCAAGGAGACCGTGCCGGTGGAGCGGGTCCGGCTGGAGACCGAGCGGGTGACCGAGAACCGGGAGGTCACCGCCGAGGTCAGCAAGGAACAGGCCGAGTTCGACGACGGCACGGGCAAGCGGCGGCGCACGCGAGGCCACCAAGGAGAGCGGCGCCGCGGCCCCGGCCCGGAATGGCAGCGGTGA